The Saxibacter everestensis genome has a window encoding:
- a CDS encoding aminotransferase class V-fold PLP-dependent enzyme: MTILDSRSAVTASGASADSDPAGIVLGGDLTIPLLGGDVVSYANLDYAASAPALTEVANFLNDISPYYASVHRGAGYLSQVSTSVYESARLAVSAFVNARDGDSVIFTANTTDSLNLLAGVVASGVADTGGGLRRDVVYLDIEHHANLLPWQAIDHRVVSVRNTLRETIDELDVELAGAPAALLAVTGASNVTGEVLPLRELAELAHRHGARIAVDAAQLAPHRRIDVAGDNIDYLVFSGHKLYAPFGSGVVVGRADWLDAGKPHRAGGGAVREVQANSVSWTTGPARHEAGSPNVLGAAAIAKACKVLQNLDQDDWHEHEEHLRRRLVDGVADIDGVETHRIWAEESLDAVGIVTFSVRGYDPGLVAAYLSAEHGVGVRDGRFCAHPLTKALGLDRGGCRASFGLGSTEDDVDRLLEGLRALLDGGPQASYVVDAGRWVPEHETRHFPAWAPPISGTAGASPCEAD; the protein is encoded by the coding sequence ATGACAATCCTCGATTCCCGCTCCGCCGTCACCGCATCCGGTGCCTCCGCCGATTCCGATCCGGCCGGCATAGTGCTCGGCGGAGACCTGACGATTCCCCTGCTGGGCGGTGACGTCGTCAGCTATGCGAATCTGGACTATGCGGCCTCCGCACCGGCTCTCACCGAGGTCGCCAACTTCCTCAATGATATTTCGCCGTACTATGCCAGCGTTCATCGCGGCGCCGGCTATCTGTCCCAGGTCAGTACCTCGGTATATGAATCCGCGCGGCTCGCCGTCAGTGCATTCGTCAACGCCCGCGACGGCGACTCGGTGATTTTCACCGCGAACACCACTGATTCGCTGAACCTCCTTGCCGGTGTGGTCGCGTCCGGCGTGGCAGACACCGGAGGCGGCCTGCGGCGTGACGTGGTCTATCTGGACATCGAACACCACGCCAACCTGCTGCCCTGGCAAGCAATCGATCATCGGGTCGTAAGCGTACGAAACACGCTGCGGGAGACGATTGACGAGCTCGACGTGGAGCTGGCCGGCGCTCCTGCGGCTCTGCTGGCGGTTACGGGGGCCTCAAACGTCACGGGCGAAGTCCTGCCGCTTCGGGAGCTCGCGGAGCTCGCACATCGGCACGGAGCGCGCATAGCCGTGGACGCCGCCCAGCTGGCCCCTCATCGGCGAATCGATGTGGCCGGAGACAACATCGACTACCTGGTCTTCTCCGGCCATAAGCTCTATGCGCCGTTCGGATCCGGTGTTGTCGTCGGGCGCGCCGACTGGCTGGATGCGGGGAAACCGCACCGCGCCGGCGGTGGCGCCGTCCGCGAGGTCCAGGCCAACTCGGTCAGCTGGACGACGGGGCCGGCCCGCCACGAGGCCGGCTCACCCAACGTGCTTGGCGCGGCCGCGATCGCCAAAGCCTGCAAGGTGCTGCAGAACCTCGATCAGGACGACTGGCATGAGCATGAAGAACATTTGCGCCGCCGGCTGGTTGATGGCGTTGCCGACATCGACGGCGTAGAGACGCACCGGATCTGGGCCGAAGAATCGCTGGATGCGGTCGGAATCGTCACGTTCAGCGTTCGCGGCTACGACCCGGGTCTGGTAGCGGCCTATCTGTCCGCCGAGCACGGCGTCGGAGTCCGCGATGGACGATTCTGCGCTCATCCGTTGACCAAGGCCCTGGGGCTGGACAGGGGCGGCTGCCGGGCGAGCTTCGGCCTTGGCTCGACCGAGGACGACGTCGACCGCCTGCTGGAAGGTCTCAGGGCGCTGCTCGACGGCGGGCCGCAGGCGAGCTATGTCGTAGATGCCGGACGCTGGGTACCGGAGCACGAGACCAGGCACTTCCCCGCCTGGGCGCCACCGATCTCCGGAACTGCCGGAGCCTCGCCCTGCGAGGCGGATTAG
- a CDS encoding DoxX family membrane protein codes for MSTVRRLARPLLSIAFISNGVHRVRKPEQSAASLAPLVGKVNDNVDFALDATTVARATGAAQIGAGLLLATGRLPRFSSSALVATLVIDTAGEKFWKVKDPTERKAGQQRFLTGLSLLGGALLASVDTDGKPGVAWRAQHAADSTKKYVGRGASRTAKAAGRTSKAARREAKRAKRGADRFAKQAVDAVTS; via the coding sequence ATGAGTACTGTCCGTCGACTAGCCCGCCCCCTGCTGTCCATCGCTTTCATCAGCAATGGCGTCCACCGGGTTCGTAAGCCAGAGCAGAGCGCGGCGTCGTTGGCTCCTCTTGTGGGCAAAGTCAATGACAACGTCGATTTTGCACTCGACGCGACTACTGTCGCGCGTGCCACCGGCGCAGCCCAGATTGGTGCAGGATTGCTTCTGGCCACCGGAAGATTGCCTCGGTTCTCGTCATCGGCATTGGTGGCGACGCTCGTGATCGATACCGCCGGCGAAAAGTTCTGGAAGGTCAAGGATCCGACCGAACGCAAGGCCGGGCAGCAGCGCTTCCTCACCGGGTTGTCTCTGCTTGGCGGCGCACTATTGGCTTCCGTCGACACGGACGGCAAGCCCGGCGTGGCCTGGCGCGCTCAGCATGCCGCAGATTCGACCAAGAAGTACGTTGGCCGCGGCGCCAGCCGCACCGCCAAGGCGGCTGGGCGGACCTCAAAGGCCGCGCGGCGTGAAGCCAAGCGGGCCAAACGTGGCGCTGACCGCTTCGCGAAACAGGCTGTGGATGCCGTCACCAGCTAG
- a CDS encoding CPBP family intramembrane glutamic endopeptidase, with product MKTTTNPVWLLTPRGPKNISSVPSGVEYHRVLAGDDRHIARGILAIVLLLAGLVFFSLATGWVSALIDTQLGNSPTDYTPVRHAGSMIGLALLIPWSMLIQRWLYGVPAASLHSVTSWFRFDLLGKALLVFGPAWLIVNGLGFLAPAEEVPWSQTDLIAMFLVTFLLTPLQTTGEEYGFRGLAFRVIGSWTRSPRAGLVAGVVVTSVLFTAMHGSTDPYIITWYLTLFTCLAIITWRTGGLEIAIVLHAILNTLTFIAAFYLRVDFGAAIQDRSAGVGTPYQLLPALAVIAITAVIWWWTRKTGPALTPATTTQLNQER from the coding sequence ATGAAGACGACAACCAATCCGGTTTGGCTCCTCACACCTAGGGGTCCGAAGAATATCTCCTCGGTGCCCAGCGGAGTGGAGTACCACCGGGTCCTCGCTGGCGACGACCGGCACATCGCCCGCGGCATCCTCGCGATCGTGCTCCTGCTCGCGGGCCTGGTCTTCTTTTCCCTCGCCACCGGTTGGGTGAGTGCGCTCATCGACACCCAGCTAGGAAACAGCCCGACCGATTACACGCCTGTCCGACACGCAGGAAGCATGATCGGGCTCGCTCTTCTCATCCCGTGGAGCATGCTCATCCAACGATGGCTCTACGGCGTGCCCGCAGCATCACTACACTCCGTAACCTCGTGGTTCCGCTTCGATCTTCTAGGCAAAGCGCTCCTGGTCTTCGGCCCCGCATGGCTCATCGTCAACGGTCTGGGATTCCTTGCCCCGGCCGAGGAGGTCCCGTGGTCACAGACCGACCTCATCGCAATGTTCCTCGTCACCTTCCTCTTGACCCCGCTGCAGACGACGGGCGAGGAGTACGGCTTTCGCGGGCTGGCCTTCCGCGTCATCGGGAGTTGGACGCGCAGTCCCCGCGCCGGACTTGTCGCCGGCGTCGTCGTCACCAGTGTGCTGTTCACCGCCATGCACGGATCCACCGACCCGTACATCATCACGTGGTACCTGACACTCTTCACCTGCCTGGCGATCATCACCTGGCGCACAGGCGGCCTGGAGATTGCAATCGTCCTCCACGCCATCCTCAACACCCTCACCTTCATCGCAGCCTTCTACCTGCGCGTCGACTTCGGTGCAGCAATCCAGGACCGATCAGCGGGAGTCGGTACGCCATACCAGCTTCTTCCTGCCCTCGCTGTTATCGCCATCACCGCGGTCATCTGGTGGTGGACACGCAAAACCGGCCCAGCCCTCACCCCAGCAACTACCACGCAACTCAACCAAGAGCGATGA
- the aroA gene encoding 3-phosphoshikimate 1-carboxyvinyltransferase, which yields MPSPASSLPVQSRPAVWPAPRRESALDARVSIPGSKSLTNRFLVLAALADEPSRLRSPLHSRDTELMAAALSALGATVTKTTASGDFGSDWLVQPLPRVGAPGPLQVDCGLAGTVMRFIPPVAALCSQSVVLDGDAGARIRPMRTTIDALRALGVQIDDGGRGLLPFTVNATGQVRGGNLTIDASASSQFVSGLLLAGGRFDLGLDLRHAGPVLPGRAHIRMTIEVLRDAGLLVDDSEPDRWQIEPGVPRGLDVTVEPDLSNAAPFAAAALVSGGSVQIRDWPTWTTQAGDSMRWLIDAFGGSSSLDRSGLTVHGTGELSGVDVDLGEVGELTPVVAAVAALADGPSRIRGVAHLRGHETDRLKALTTEINRLGGSAEETADGLLIRPAKLHGGVVETYHDHRMAMAAAVIGLRVPGVGIENVDTTAKTLPEFTQLWTSLVDSAGRNRES from the coding sequence ATGCCGTCACCAGCTAGCTCATTGCCCGTCCAATCGAGACCGGCCGTCTGGCCCGCTCCGCGACGCGAATCGGCGCTCGATGCCCGGGTGAGCATTCCGGGTTCGAAATCTCTGACGAACCGGTTCCTCGTCCTCGCGGCACTTGCAGACGAGCCGTCCCGGCTCAGGTCGCCGCTGCATTCGCGTGACACCGAGTTGATGGCCGCTGCGTTAAGCGCGCTGGGAGCCACCGTTACCAAAACAACCGCCAGCGGCGATTTCGGCTCGGACTGGCTGGTCCAGCCGCTCCCCCGCGTCGGCGCCCCGGGACCGCTTCAGGTGGACTGCGGGCTGGCCGGCACAGTTATGCGGTTCATTCCACCGGTTGCTGCGCTCTGCTCGCAGTCGGTCGTGCTCGATGGCGACGCCGGCGCCCGCATCCGGCCAATGAGAACCACAATCGATGCCCTGCGCGCTCTCGGGGTGCAGATCGACGACGGCGGCCGGGGCCTGCTCCCTTTCACGGTTAACGCAACCGGTCAGGTTCGCGGTGGCAACCTGACCATCGACGCCTCGGCCTCGAGTCAGTTCGTTTCGGGCTTGCTGCTTGCCGGTGGCCGGTTCGACCTCGGGCTCGACCTGCGTCACGCCGGCCCGGTCCTTCCCGGCCGGGCGCATATCCGAATGACGATCGAGGTACTGCGGGACGCGGGGCTTCTTGTCGATGATTCCGAGCCGGACCGATGGCAAATCGAACCCGGAGTTCCGCGCGGGCTCGACGTCACGGTCGAACCGGATCTCTCAAACGCCGCGCCATTCGCAGCGGCCGCGCTGGTCAGCGGTGGTTCGGTGCAGATCAGGGACTGGCCGACCTGGACAACCCAGGCGGGTGACTCGATGCGCTGGCTGATCGACGCCTTCGGTGGTTCATCGTCACTCGACCGGAGTGGCTTGACGGTCCACGGCACGGGCGAACTGTCCGGGGTGGACGTGGACCTCGGCGAGGTCGGCGAGCTGACCCCGGTCGTCGCTGCCGTTGCCGCACTTGCCGACGGGCCGTCAAGGATTCGGGGCGTGGCGCACCTGCGCGGCCATGAGACCGACCGACTGAAGGCGCTGACGACCGAGATCAACCGGCTTGGCGGCTCAGCGGAGGAAACCGCGGACGGTCTGCTGATCCGGCCTGCCAAGCTGCATGGCGGGGTGGTCGAGACGTACCACGATCACCGGATGGCGATGGCTGCCGCGGTGATCGGATTGCGCGTACCGGGTGTCGGCATCGAGAATGTCGACACAACGGCAAAGACGCTGCCCGAGTTCACCCAGTTGTGGACTTCCCTCGTCGACTCCGCCGGCAGGAACCGTGAGTCCTAA
- a CDS encoding NAD(P)-dependent oxidoreductase produces the protein MRILVPGATGMVGGHVVEQALRRGYEVVAIARNPTKLTIGHPRLAKARADILNAASVEPLLKGIDAVVSTVGIGTSKQPTTLYSEGTRNLLAGMDKHGVERIVVISSEVAEHWAHQGLFKLWIVLPLLQKFIGATYDDMRRMDIALWESSAQWTTIRAPRIRPASATGRYRLNADKPIRQGWTITAPDMATALLDIAERDDLGRQPVYVAN, from the coding sequence ATGAGGATTCTGGTACCGGGAGCAACCGGCATGGTTGGTGGTCACGTGGTTGAACAAGCACTCAGGCGCGGATATGAGGTTGTCGCGATCGCGAGGAACCCGACGAAGCTCACCATAGGGCACCCACGGCTCGCGAAAGCCCGGGCCGACATCCTCAACGCGGCGTCAGTCGAACCTCTGCTCAAGGGGATCGATGCCGTGGTGAGCACGGTCGGGATCGGTACCTCCAAGCAGCCGACGACCCTCTACTCGGAGGGCACTCGGAACCTCCTAGCCGGGATGGATAAGCACGGAGTCGAACGAATCGTTGTAATCTCGTCCGAAGTGGCCGAGCACTGGGCACACCAGGGTCTCTTCAAGCTGTGGATCGTGCTGCCGCTGCTGCAAAAGTTCATCGGCGCGACATACGACGACATGCGTCGTATGGACATTGCGCTCTGGGAGTCCAGCGCGCAATGGACGACGATCCGGGCCCCGCGAATCCGACCAGCGTCTGCGACCGGCCGCTACCGCCTCAACGCCGACAAGCCGATCCGGCAAGGCTGGACGATCACGGCCCCAGACATGGCCACAGCGCTTCTCGACATCGCCGAGCGCGACGACCTCGGCCGACAGCCTGTCTACGTCGCGAACTAA
- the hisN gene encoding histidinol-phosphatase: MTPSQLGDGNSTDHSEDLRLAHVLADAVDSVTLSRFKALDLKVETKPDLSPVTDADLSAEETLRGQLARTRPRDAIIGEEFGTVGSSNRKWILDPIDGTKNFVRGVPVWATLISLVVDDEPVVGLVSAPALGRRWWASKGTGAWSGSSLARASRINVSKVGSLTDASLSYSSLAGWKDRGNLDGMLGLMSSVWRTRAYGDFWSYMLLAEGAVDIAAEPELNVYDMAALVPIVTEAGGRFTSLDGVDGPFGGNAVASNGLLHEEVLRYLR; this comes from the coding sequence ATGACCCCCTCACAGCTCGGCGACGGCAATTCAACCGACCACAGCGAAGACCTCCGTCTCGCCCATGTCCTGGCCGACGCTGTGGATTCAGTTACGCTGTCCCGGTTCAAAGCCCTCGATCTGAAGGTCGAAACGAAGCCCGACCTCTCCCCGGTTACGGACGCCGATCTCAGTGCAGAGGAAACGCTGCGCGGCCAACTGGCCCGGACCAGGCCGCGCGATGCCATCATCGGCGAGGAGTTCGGCACCGTCGGCAGCTCGAATCGGAAATGGATCCTCGACCCGATCGACGGAACCAAGAACTTCGTCCGAGGCGTTCCGGTGTGGGCAACACTGATTTCGCTGGTCGTCGATGACGAACCCGTTGTCGGTCTCGTGTCAGCGCCGGCGCTTGGCCGCCGGTGGTGGGCCTCGAAGGGCACCGGCGCCTGGTCCGGCAGCAGCCTGGCGAGAGCCAGCAGAATCAACGTCTCGAAGGTCGGCTCCCTGACCGATGCCTCGCTATCGTATTCATCGCTGGCCGGCTGGAAGGATCGCGGTAATCTTGACGGCATGCTGGGCCTGATGTCGTCCGTCTGGCGAACCCGTGCCTACGGCGACTTCTGGTCGTACATGCTGCTTGCCGAGGGCGCCGTCGACATTGCCGCCGAGCCGGAGTTGAACGTCTACGATATGGCTGCGCTGGTTCCGATAGTGACCGAAGCCGGCGGGAGGTTCACCTCGCTGGACGGCGTGGACGGTCCATTTGGTGGAAACGCGGTAGCCAGTAACGGACTATTGCACGAGGAAGTTCTGAGGTATTTACGGTGA
- a CDS encoding TetR/AcrR family transcriptional regulator — protein MEQQPPEGIGSRDKILWAAATMLGEEPGAVMSVRAVAARAGVSTGSLQHHFPTKRELMDEVMTLVYDLVLPEDTIHDTSIPARERLMACLQRLLASVGADPRDAWRQTFDRYVATEPSEAASAEYLAIERELRRRIEYCLNVIQDEGSLAPGDNARRAQILFTIVNGLSIAQALPSDDSQLATEIDVLYAGVDWAMAQRA, from the coding sequence ATGGAACAGCAACCACCTGAGGGAATAGGTAGCAGGGATAAGATCCTGTGGGCAGCCGCGACGATGCTGGGAGAGGAACCCGGTGCCGTGATGAGCGTGCGAGCAGTCGCGGCCCGTGCCGGGGTGAGCACCGGGTCTCTCCAGCACCACTTCCCCACCAAGCGCGAACTGATGGATGAGGTGATGACGTTGGTGTACGACTTGGTGCTCCCCGAGGACACCATCCACGACACCTCGATACCGGCGAGGGAACGACTCATGGCTTGCCTGCAACGCCTGCTTGCGTCGGTCGGAGCCGATCCGCGCGACGCATGGCGCCAGACCTTCGACCGCTACGTCGCAACCGAGCCCTCCGAAGCAGCCAGCGCAGAGTACCTGGCCATCGAACGAGAACTTCGCCGCCGCATCGAATACTGCCTGAACGTCATTCAGGACGAAGGCTCACTTGCACCAGGAGACAACGCACGACGAGCCCAGATCCTGTTCACCATCGTCAACGGGCTCTCTATCGCACAGGCACTGCCCTCCGACGATTCACAGCTCGCCACCGAAATCGACGTGCTGTACGCAGGTGTTGACTGGGCCATGGCCCAACGAGCCTGA
- a CDS encoding MarR family winged helix-turn-helix transcriptional regulator, protein MSDGLVGQVRVVLQRQLVHAILGNERVAREHGLRVADLQTLHLMVLREDVRTPRQISDTTGMPTSTVTKLLDRLEQAGYVRRTMDPADRRKTRIELVAEAIAPLQTLYGNTDAEFDQLSRQFSSSELQVVVRYLEAVSGFYAPGEQPEK, encoded by the coding sequence ATGAGCGACGGGCTAGTAGGCCAAGTAAGGGTGGTGCTCCAGCGTCAGCTGGTGCACGCGATCCTGGGAAACGAGAGGGTGGCCAGGGAGCACGGGCTACGAGTTGCGGACCTCCAGACGCTGCATCTCATGGTCCTGCGCGAGGATGTGCGAACACCACGGCAGATCAGCGACACCACGGGAATGCCGACCAGCACGGTCACGAAGCTGCTCGACAGGCTGGAACAGGCTGGGTACGTGCGCCGTACTATGGACCCAGCAGACCGCCGGAAGACGCGAATCGAGCTGGTCGCAGAAGCGATCGCCCCACTCCAGACGTTGTATGGCAACACCGATGCTGAGTTCGATCAGCTCAGCCGACAGTTCAGCTCGAGTGAGCTGCAAGTCGTCGTTCGGTACTTGGAAGCAGTGAGCGGATTCTATGCGCCCGGAGAGCAGCCGGAGAAGTAG
- the rsgA gene encoding ribosome small subunit-dependent GTPase A, which translates to MSPKRTYSESDVRIRPNSKGSRPRTKDRPRYDEAIQARVITVDRGRYTTLVDQGTETERAVIAVRARELRRTPVVVGDRVDLVGDVSGATDALARLVRIRERATLLRRSADDGDSTERVLVANADQLVIVTAAADPEPRPRFIDRSLAAAFNAGMDALIVVTKTDLAGADALARLYDAIDVAVLATSLPPEDAEGDVAAVGVEEVRRRLQGKTSVLIGHSGVGKSTLINALVPEARRATGVVNAVTGRGRHTSSSAIGLRLPDDEHGWVVDTPGVRSFGLAHVTPETLLAAFTDLVPASADCPRGCLHHENSPRCQLDSWVQAGNAGARGQERLDSFRRLLSGVEQQPGA; encoded by the coding sequence GTGAGTCCTAAACGCACTTACTCGGAGAGCGACGTCCGGATTCGGCCGAATTCGAAGGGTTCACGACCCCGGACGAAAGATCGCCCCCGGTACGACGAAGCAATTCAGGCCCGGGTGATCACTGTGGACCGCGGACGCTACACAACGCTTGTCGACCAGGGCACCGAAACGGAGCGCGCCGTAATCGCGGTGCGCGCCCGGGAACTGCGCCGCACCCCGGTCGTCGTGGGTGACCGAGTCGATCTGGTCGGCGATGTCAGTGGTGCGACCGATGCTCTCGCCAGGCTTGTCCGGATCCGGGAGCGTGCCACCCTGTTGCGGCGCAGCGCAGATGATGGGGACTCCACCGAGCGCGTCCTCGTCGCCAACGCGGACCAGCTGGTTATCGTCACCGCGGCCGCGGATCCGGAACCTCGGCCCAGGTTCATTGACCGGTCGCTTGCCGCCGCCTTCAATGCCGGCATGGATGCCCTGATCGTGGTCACCAAAACCGACCTGGCCGGCGCCGATGCACTGGCTCGGCTCTATGACGCCATCGACGTCGCCGTGCTGGCGACCTCCCTCCCGCCGGAGGACGCCGAGGGCGATGTGGCAGCAGTGGGCGTTGAGGAGGTACGCCGTCGGCTTCAGGGCAAGACCAGCGTTCTGATTGGCCACTCCGGCGTCGGGAAGTCCACGCTGATCAACGCACTCGTCCCCGAGGCGAGGCGGGCAACCGGAGTGGTGAACGCCGTCACCGGGCGTGGACGGCACACATCCTCATCCGCGATCGGGCTCCGCCTGCCGGACGATGAGCACGGCTGGGTAGTCGATACGCCCGGCGTGCGCAGTTTCGGACTGGCCCACGTGACGCCGGAGACCCTGCTGGCTGCGTTCACCGATCTGGTTCCCGCCAGCGCCGACTGCCCGCGGGGCTGCCTGCACCACGAAAATTCCCCCCGATGCCAACTGGACAGCTGGGTGCAGGCCGGCAATGCCGGCGCACGGGGTCAGGAACGGCTGGACTCGTTTAGGCGACTTCTCTCCGGAGTGGAACAGCAACCTGGCGCCTGA
- a CDS encoding aminotransferase class I/II-fold pyridoxal phosphate-dependent enzyme encodes MALTPGRWKRVAAAAGLVNDRGVLAPTIFAEMSALAGRTNSINLGQGAPDTDPPAEILQAAHAAIDAGINQYPPGQGNPELLRAVSAHQKRFYDLDVDPEAEVLVTTGATEGIAASILALASPGDEVVIFEPFYDEYPACIEMAGAVRRTVPLSTPDFSFDPEVLAAAFSEKTVAVIINNPHNPTGKVFTPAELQLIVDAANRAGAWIISDEVYEHLLFDGRIHTPVATLPGARNRTITISSAGKTFSVTGWKIGWLHAPAEARAAIQAIKQFLTYVSGAPFQPAVARALDFPQRIFDAERDSLSARRDLLTRVLRDDIGLEVYEPQAGYFVNADVGAVTSDDALTFCRALPELCGVVAVPVIALCTPGSAQYESMRTLVRFAFCKQVPVLEQAAARLQKLRVLAH; translated from the coding sequence ATGGCACTGACGCCGGGGCGCTGGAAGCGAGTCGCTGCGGCGGCGGGGTTGGTGAACGACCGGGGCGTTCTCGCGCCGACCATCTTCGCCGAGATGTCGGCACTCGCCGGCCGCACCAACTCGATCAACCTGGGCCAGGGCGCACCCGACACCGATCCGCCTGCCGAGATTCTCCAGGCCGCGCATGCCGCCATCGATGCGGGAATCAACCAGTATCCACCAGGGCAGGGCAACCCGGAGCTGTTGCGCGCGGTCTCGGCGCATCAGAAACGGTTCTATGACCTCGACGTCGACCCGGAAGCGGAGGTTCTGGTGACGACAGGCGCGACCGAGGGTATTGCCGCCTCGATTCTGGCCCTGGCTTCCCCCGGTGATGAAGTCGTGATTTTCGAACCGTTCTACGACGAGTATCCTGCCTGTATCGAGATGGCCGGCGCCGTACGGCGCACAGTGCCACTCTCCACACCTGACTTCAGCTTCGACCCCGAAGTGCTTGCTGCCGCGTTCAGCGAGAAGACCGTCGCGGTCATCATCAACAATCCGCACAATCCGACCGGCAAGGTCTTCACCCCAGCCGAATTGCAACTCATTGTCGATGCGGCGAACCGGGCCGGCGCCTGGATCATCTCGGACGAAGTCTACGAACACCTGCTCTTCGACGGCCGCATCCATACCCCGGTCGCCACTCTTCCGGGCGCCAGGAACCGGACTATCACCATCTCCTCGGCGGGCAAGACCTTCAGCGTGACCGGCTGGAAAATTGGCTGGCTGCACGCTCCGGCGGAGGCACGGGCCGCCATCCAGGCAATCAAGCAGTTCCTGACTTACGTCTCCGGCGCTCCTTTCCAGCCGGCGGTCGCCCGTGCGCTGGACTTCCCGCAGCGGATTTTCGATGCCGAACGCGACAGCCTGAGCGCACGCCGGGACCTGCTGACCCGGGTGCTTCGCGATGACATCGGCCTGGAAGTCTACGAGCCGCAGGCCGGTTACTTCGTCAACGCCGATGTCGGCGCTGTCACCAGTGATGACGCGCTGACGTTCTGCCGGGCGCTCCCCGAGTTGTGCGGCGTCGTCGCGGTGCCCGTCATCGCGCTGTGCACGCCGGGATCAGCCCAGTATGAATCGATGCGGACCCTGGTTCGATTCGCCTTCTGCAAGCAGGTGCCGGTGCTGGAGCAGGCAGCGGCCCGGTTGCAGAAGCTGCGAGTGCTGGCTCACTAG